In Deltaproteobacteria bacterium, the sequence AAACCCTTCTTGAGTGCGTCTTCTAAGCCCTTGATTCCCATGGGGTTGCCCTTTTTGAGGATAAGCCCTTGTCTCCTGTACCACAGATTGACGACTATGTACTGCTGAGAGGACAAATGTCTGCTGAGGAAGGGGAGATTATATTCTCCTGTGTCCAGGTCCAAAATATGTATGCAACATGCCTGCCCCTTCCTTTGCGAAAGGGCCTGAATGCCTCTCAGGCTACCAACTGGGGAATAAAAGGTAAGGGATTGAGGGAACTTATCCCGGGAATAAAGGGCCAAGAGCCTCGCCAGGAGGATATCGTCACTTCCTACAATGAGTATGTCTTGCTCCCTTTGCACATTCTCGTCTATCCAGCGCATAATGTGCTCTTTGGGAAAGAGCCATTTGCCCGCAATCCTCACATGGGGGATAACCCCTTCTTTTATAAGTTGATATACCTTTTTTTCATTAAGCCGAAGAAGATCAGCCAGCTCTTTTGTGGTAAGTAATTCATCCATGCTGATCATGTATACCATGAAGCCCTGATGCTTGTCAATAAAAACATTAAAAATAACAATTTCCCCGATAAATTAACAATGAAGATTAATTATTGACATATAATGACAAATAAGGTAATTACAAAACGGTTCGGCGTGAAGCCGGCCCAAATCAAAAAAAGAATTAGGAGGAGGTGCTTAATGAAATCCGGATGGGTCGTACTCGCTTTTTTAGGCATCATGGGGGGGTTCTACACAACTCAGGTCTCTGCTGAGCAGCTCAG encodes:
- a CDS encoding helix-turn-helix domain-containing protein; amino-acid sequence: MVYMISMDELLTTKELADLLRLNEKKVYQLIKEGVIPHVRIAGKWLFPKEHIMRWIDENVQREQDILIVGSDDILLARLLALYSRDKFPQSLTFYSPVGSLRGIQALSQRKGQACCIHILDLDTGEYNLPFLSRHLSSQQYIVVNLWYRRQGLILKKGNPMGIKGLEDALKKGLRFINRNEGSGTRLLLEYLLGEKGLEGKEIVGFADEVDTHLEVALKVFFGEADVGMGIEYVAHLFPLDFISIQEERFDLVIPKELWSTKVIKGFIAYIDPVQIRRLSHTLPGYNLKDTGKVIFEG